The following proteins are encoded in a genomic region of Montipora foliosa isolate CH-2021 chromosome 10, ASM3666993v2, whole genome shotgun sequence:
- the LOC137972751 gene encoding uncharacterized protein translates to MEPRSPTSAPSRIPRANNAENPRWRRTIVAFHCVNDSRKKNPEISFHSFPPDPKRRAEWIVKIRRDPGDLFQVKPHTKVCSAHFTSTDFKRCLTGRKVLLQSAVPPVFSWTTDKHKRPSPTKRRYFETVSDQTLTDFCGEKDILKPPSGDHNYCLAQGKAEEFHSQLVAAKREIERLQKELERAKSLSRFGLLQYSYNEEMINFYTGFPSWKLLEMFISLVKPCADKIKTWSQEQRNRVKQNKDIPVAVKHDTNYAFVSTVCTEDQLFLFLCKIKLGLFEQDLAERFQISISTVSRTLVTWTNYLYFLLGSLPIWPSREQVNKTTVFFNSTF, encoded by the exons ATGGAACCTCGGTCTCCGACATCCGCACCCTCAAGAATACCACGC GCTAATAACGCAGAAAACCCGAGATGGCGGCGTACCATTGTTGCGTTCCACTGTGTCAATGATTCTCGGAAGAAaaatccagaaatttcttttcacAGCTTTCCACCTGATCCGAAACGGCGTGCTGAATGGATAGTCAAGATTCGCAGAGACCCTGGAGACCTTTTTCAG GTTAAACCTCACACAAAAGTCTGCTCAGCACACTTCACATCCACTGACTTTAAAAGATGTTTAACTGGAAGAAAGGTTTTGTTGCAATCTGCTGTTCCTCCAGTCTTCTCTTGGACAACAGACAAACACAAACGGCCCTCTCCGACTAAAAGAAGATATTTTGAGACAGTTTCTGATCAAACTTTGACAGATTTCTGTGGAGAAAAAGATATTTTGAAGCCACCATCTGGAGATCACAATTACTGTCTTGCTCAAGggaaagctgaagaatttcattCTCAACTGGTGGCTGCCAAGAGGGAAATTGAGAGGTTACAAAAAGAACTTGAAAGGGCCAAAAGTTTAAGTAGGTTTGGATTGTTGCAATACTCATACAATGaagaaatgatcaatttctaTACTGGCTTTCCTTCTTGGAAGCTGCttgaaatgtttatttctttgGTCAAGCCTTGTGCCGACAAAATCAAAACATGGTCACAAGAACAGCGGAATAGagttaaacaaaacaaagacatccCAGTTGCAGTGAAGCATGATACAAATTATGCATTTGTTTCTACCGTTTGTACTGAGGatcaacttttcctttttctctgcAAAATCAAACTTGGTCTGTTTGAACAAGACTTGGCAGAGAGGTTTCAAATCTCTATTTCTACAGTAAGCAGAACTTTAGTCACATGGACaaattatctttatttcttACTGGGTTCCTTGCCCATTTGGCCAAGCAGGGAGCAAGTAAACAAGACCACCGTCTTCTTTAACTCTACattctga